Proteins found in one Chiloscyllium plagiosum isolate BGI_BamShark_2017 chromosome 23, ASM401019v2, whole genome shotgun sequence genomic segment:
- the mrpl42 gene encoding 39S ribosomal protein L42, mitochondrial, translating to MDPIYPIPWAKGECMAPLLLLHAQRNESSPEISIKTQRNRCSRNPGRIDVFPTRGTLCGRDRVPVEANMAVAAGSRWVTAAVGRLLSRGGGRTLRGGDWSCVCHRSTYTALPNDYNCKVDLAITSDGRTIVCYHPSVDIPYEHTKPIIRPSPVENKEETHDQVLKARLDKAVLRNKQAPTIEELSKMFYTTKHRWYPIGQYHRRRIKPNPPKDR from the exons ATGGACCCAATCTACCCAATCCCTTGGGCAAAGGGAGAGTGCATGGCCCCGCTTCTGCTTCTACACGCTCAGAGAAATGAGTCATCCCCAGAAATCTCTATCAAGACACAG CGGAACCGATGTTCCCGGAACCCGGGTCGGATTGACGTGTTTCCAACCAGGGGGACGCTTTGCGGAAGGGACCGGGTTCCGGTAGAAGCGAACATGGCGGTAGCAGCAGGAAGTCGATGGGTGACGGCTGCTGTCGGCCGTTTGTTGTCCCGTGGCGGAGGGCGGACGCTGAGAG GTGGAGATTGGAGTTGTGTTTGTCACAGGTCGACATATACTGCTCTTCCCAATGACTACAATTG TAAAGTAGACCTTGCGATCACATCAGATGGGCGAACAATAGTTTGTTACCACCCGTCAGTGGACATCCCATATGAACACACCAAG CCTATAATAAGACCTTCCCCTGTGGAGAATAAAGAGGAGACCCATGACCAGGTACTGAAGGCCAGGTTGGATAAGGCAGTGCTACGTAATAAACAGGCTCCTACGATTGAAGAGCTCAGTAAAATGTTCTACACAACAAAGCACCGCTGGTATCCAATTGGGCA GTACCACAGGCGGAGAATTAAACCTAATCCCCCAAAAGACAGATGA